Part of the Leptolyngbya sp. BL0902 genome, GCTGCTGATGCTGCTGGAACCCCAGGATCCCAAGCATGGCGATGAGTTTCTGGTGCCCTGGAATCCCCAGACCCGCAGCGGTAGCTACTACGACCTCGACTGCGGGGTGCGGGTGATTGGCTCCAACTGGTATGGTTCTACGGCCCCACGGGCGATTGAGCAACTGGCAGTGGCGATTGAGGCGCTTCCCCCCGGCCCTGACACCACGGTGCTGATGTTTCACCACGGTTTAGAAGGTCAAATTGCCCGCTACGAAGGGGCGCTGCGCTACACCGATCTGCTGCCCCTGAAGACAGCGGGGGTGGACTACCTGGCGTTGGGGCATATTCACCGCGAGTACCAGGCAGAGGGCTGGGTGTTTAATCCGGGTTCGTTGGAAGCCAATAACGTCGAGGAGAGCCTGCACCGTCGAGGAGCCTATCTAGTAGAAGTAACGGACGCAGGGTTGAGGGCTGAACTGCAAACCGACTATTTTCAGCGGCCCATCCTGCGCCTAGAGGTCGCCGCTACGGGGGATGACAGCGTGGACAAGGTGCGGGCTCACTGCCACGAGGTAGTGGAATCGGCGGTTAAACGCTTGCCAGCGGATAGTGTCAGTCCGATTGTGGAGGTGCGGATTACGGGCCAGGTCGGGTTTGATCGCCTTGATCTGGATACTCGCAGCCTTCAGGAGGAACTGTGTCTGGGCAGTGGAGCTTTATTTGTGCTGCTGAAGTATGACGCCGAAGCCGTAGCCTACCAGTCTCCCATCATGGAAGGTCAGAACCGTCTCGCCATTGAGCAGGGCATTTTTATGGATATGCTGGTGGCCCACCGGGACTACAAAAGACAGGCCGAGGCCCTAGCCCTGGGGCTGACGGATTTAAAGGATCGCCAACTGGGGGGCGCAGACGAGGTGAGTCTTTATCAATTTGTGGGGACTCTGTTGAGCTTGGACTCACCACAGGGGGATTAAGCTACGTTGCTGCCAGATCATCAGCAGCCCACTAAATGCCACAAAGGTGTAGACCATCTGCCGGAATTGCTGGGTCGATAGCTTGGCGAGGACGATTTTCCCTAGCCAGTTGGCCGGAATTGCCCCCAGACCGATAAACAGGCCGTAGGTAATGTACTTCAGATTGAGGGTACCTAGTCCGGCGTAGGCCATGATTTTGATGGTGTGGAGCGCAACTTTATGCACAGCCTTGGTAGCAACCAAGGATTCTTTTTCTAGGCCATAGCCAAAGTACAGCGGATTCATCACCGGGCCAGTGCTGCCAATTAACCCAGAACCAATGGCGTTAATTAGGGCATAGGGGAGAAAGTGCCAAGCTTTGACAGTCAGCCGGGTATCTTTGGGGCCAAAAATTTTGTGCAGCACCATGACAACGAGACCCACGCCCAGCACCAGTTGCAGCCCCTCAGCATGGACATGGGTGAGCCCGTAACAGCCAATCAGCGCCCCTATCGCGGCCCCAGGCACGTACCAGCGGGTGAGCGACCAGTCCACATGGGATTGGAGCAGCAGGCCGCGCTGGGCATTGCCAATCAGCATCCCGATGGTAATCACCGGAGCCACAGCCTGGGCACCCAGCAGCACCGACACCAGGGGAATCAGAATAAAAGGACTCCCACCGCCCGCCAACATACTAAAAAACCAGGCCACAGAGCTTGCACTGAACAGGTAGAAGGCGATCATGTTGGCAGGCGGCAAAGGTGATTGAGCTTTCTTTACCTATTCTTAAGTTTAGGGGGTTGACCTCGCCCCTGACTAGCGCCTTCCTGGGATCCTAGGTCGAGATTTAGGCAAGATTGGCTAGAGTGGGTGCTGTGGGTATCTTGATCTCCGTGAGGTTGCGGGAGTGAGATGGCAGGAGTGAGATGGCAGGAGTGAGATGGCAGGAGTGAGATTATTGAAGTGAGATTGTTGTTGTAAACGGCTTAACCTCCTATGGCTGATGTTTCGGAACCGCAACCCTCGCCCCGCCGCTCTGGGAATGGGCAAACGTCAGGTCATGGGGCCTTGGCAACTACCCTCTATCGTCAGGGAGAACTGGCATTCAAGCAGGGGCAGTACCCCATTGCCCTAGAGCGGTTCCAGCAGATCCTCGACAGCCCCGACACCGATCCGTCATGGCGACTGAAGGGCCAAATGGGCCTGATTCTGACACAGCAAAAGCTGGGACAACTAGAACAAGCCCGTCAAGGGTGCCAGCGGGTGATGGCGAGTGATATTCCCGAAGCTCGCCGCTGGGCTGCATCGCTCTTAGCCAAATGGCCGGAGTTGCCGTCGCCAGAGTCACCTCCGGCACCAGCGCCCTCCCCTAGCAATTCACGACCATCGCCAAACTCCTCAACACCCGCCGACCCCATCGGCTTTGTACCGCTAGAGCCTGCCCATGCCGCCAGCCCCACCACGGTTCCAGATCCACCGCTATCAACCAGCCCTACTACCGACCCCATCGGCTTTACCCCCTTAGTCTCAGACTCTACCCAGGCGGCATCCCTAGGGCCATCGCCACCGCCCCCGCCAGACAGCGCTGAACCCATTACCCCAGCCTCTCTGTTCCACTATCAGCACCTGAACCAGGAGACGAGGGATCTTGCCCCAGAAGAGGCTGGCCCTCCGGCAGCGGCAGCGGCAGCGGCAGCGGCTCAGCGGCCCAGCCCTGCCCCCTCCAAGCCTCCGACGGTGGTAAAGTCTGCCCCTAGCCCCGCGCCCCCGGTCGCCAGGGCTCCTCAACGGCGGCAACCGATACGCCCCCTTCCCAAGCCCTATGACCTGTGGGGAGCGCAAGTTATTACCTTAGTAGCGGTGCTATGGGTCGCCATTACGGGGCTCCACTGGGGACTTCGCAGTCTCAACGCGCTGGTGCGCCAGGTGACTTGGCCCATCCGCCTAGGCGGTTTTTCCTGGATGGATCAAGCCTACACAATCCCCATGATTGTCCTCATGCTGGGGCTGATCTTTGCTAGTCCGTGGTGGATGGATCTGCTGCTAGCCCAAGTCTATGGCCAGCGACCCTTGACCCCGCGCCAACTCCAAAGCCAACACCCCGAAGCCCTGAAGCGCCTGCGGCAACAGTGCCAAAAGCAGGGGTGGAGTCTGCCTGAACTGCGAGTCTTACCCGATCCAGTGCCCCTGTGTTTTAGCTATGGCTGGCAACCGCGCTATCTTCGGATTGCGGTAAGTCAGGGGCTAATCGAGAGCAGTGACGACGAAACCTTAGGCCTTTTCCTCACCTACGAGCTGGCCCACATGGCAAACCAGGCTACGGCTCTGATCTCCGGCCTCGGTGGTCTGTTGCTCGTTCTCCATACGGCTTACCGAATCCTGTCCCACTGGGCCGATGGCCAGCCGTCAGGATTTTTGAGGATTCTCCTAGGCCTAGTTGCCCAAGGCTTCTATGGCCTGTTTTGGAGCCTGCGGCGGGGGCTGCTGTGGCTCTCCAGGCTCCGCAGTCGGTGGGCGGATCGGCGGCTAGAAGCCCTCTTGCAACGTCCCGATTTGCAGCAAACCAGCCTGATCTGGCTGACCCAACAGCTTCCGGCCCACGCCAATCAGCGCCAAACCTTCTCGCCCCTGTGGTGGAGTTTAGACCTGTTGATGCCCC contains:
- a CDS encoding M48 family metalloprotease, with the translated sequence MADVSEPQPSPRRSGNGQTSGHGALATTLYRQGELAFKQGQYPIALERFQQILDSPDTDPSWRLKGQMGLILTQQKLGQLEQARQGCQRVMASDIPEARRWAASLLAKWPELPSPESPPAPAPSPSNSRPSPNSSTPADPIGFVPLEPAHAASPTTVPDPPLSTSPTTDPIGFTPLVSDSTQAASLGPSPPPPPDSAEPITPASLFHYQHLNQETRDLAPEEAGPPAAAAAAAAAQRPSPAPSKPPTVVKSAPSPAPPVARAPQRRQPIRPLPKPYDLWGAQVITLVAVLWVAITGLHWGLRSLNALVRQVTWPIRLGGFSWMDQAYTIPMIVLMLGLIFASPWWMDLLLAQVYGQRPLTPRQLQSQHPEALKRLRQQCQKQGWSLPELRVLPDPVPLCFSYGWQPRYLRIAVSQGLIESSDDETLGLFLTYELAHMANQATALISGLGGLLLVLHTAYRILSHWADGQPSGFLRILLGLVAQGFYGLFWSLRRGLLWLSRLRSRWADRRLEALLQRPDLQQTSLIWLTQQLPAHANQRQTFSPLWWSLDLLMPLSPQAALSPGSFLPALGEVATVLNDWANPYRQWLLGGASHPPLGDRLRWLNQRAAQRQQPILDLAEPMTAAPPFSIGRLLRQKSPIVGLLAGGGLAFGFWFVGGLVMRFGWQRLSWWYQDESLLYGGILLGLGVGLLLRINALYPDIAANQPIVDNPSFFLGSPDQLPVEGEPCRLSGTLLGPLGIAQGMGQDLYLATLGGIVKIGVSSPNLGLQTLRRGTFPLSGWVGRAVTVSGWRRRSDGVVWIDLETIRLTAQSRVISVATPLWSTLISLGLCLWGIVILWTGG
- a CDS encoding sulfite exporter TauE/SafE family protein, which translates into the protein MIAFYLFSASSVAWFFSMLAGGGSPFILIPLVSVLLGAQAVAPVITIGMLIGNAQRGLLLQSHVDWSLTRWYVPGAAIGALIGCYGLTHVHAEGLQLVLGVGLVVMVLHKIFGPKDTRLTVKAWHFLPYALINAIGSGLIGSTGPVMNPLYFGYGLEKESLVATKAVHKVALHTIKIMAYAGLGTLNLKYITYGLFIGLGAIPANWLGKIVLAKLSTQQFRQMVYTFVAFSGLLMIWQQRSLIPLW
- a CDS encoding exonuclease SbcCD subunit D → MVKFLHIADIHLGFDRYNSPERTKDFFYALQTTLDRHAIQREVDFVLIAGDLFEHRNIKPATLNQAQICLQALQQANIPVFAIEGNHDNRPYGTTTSWLKYLSEWGLLMLLEPQDPKHGDEFLVPWNPQTRSGSYYDLDCGVRVIGSNWYGSTAPRAIEQLAVAIEALPPGPDTTVLMFHHGLEGQIARYEGALRYTDLLPLKTAGVDYLALGHIHREYQAEGWVFNPGSLEANNVEESLHRRGAYLVEVTDAGLRAELQTDYFQRPILRLEVAATGDDSVDKVRAHCHEVVESAVKRLPADSVSPIVEVRITGQVGFDRLDLDTRSLQEELCLGSGALFVLLKYDAEAVAYQSPIMEGQNRLAIEQGIFMDMLVAHRDYKRQAEALALGLTDLKDRQLGGADEVSLYQFVGTLLSLDSPQGD